One stretch of Prunus persica cultivar Lovell chromosome G1, Prunus_persica_NCBIv2, whole genome shotgun sequence DNA includes these proteins:
- the LOC18790346 gene encoding F-box only protein 6 isoform X1, which produces MEGLAMLRQLIGQLQELVEVYGSHPHYHLQQHHHLHLQPSLQFQLPLLNHHSQQQHQQHQHPRWCPINVDEGSPDDYYSFMMAAGKSGSLKMLEPCKPPPTKRSRKERTRGKSSGTTNTTEPMEQHIWKDFPEDLYEAVIARLPIATFFRFRTVCRKWNSLLDSESFSQHCAEVPQATPWFYTITHENVNSGAMYDPSLKKWHHPTISSLPTKLIVLPVASAGGLVCFLDIGNRNFYVCNPLNQSFKELPARSVKVWSRVAVGMTLNGSSTSEGYKILWVGCDGEYEVYDSVRNSWIRPGIMPSSVKLPLSLNFRSQAVSIDDTLYFMRSDPEGIVSYDMVTGIWKQFIIPTPLHLTDHTLAECGGRIMLVGLLTKNAATCVCIWELQKMTLLWKEVDRMPNIWCLEFYGKHVRMTCLGNKGLLMLSLRSRQMNRLVTYNVSSREWLKVPGCVVPHGRKRQWIACGTAFYPCLTAVA; this is translated from the exons ATGGAAGGGCTGGCCATGCTGAGGCAGCTCATCGGTCAGCTTCAGGAGCTCGTTGAAGTCTACGGCTCTCACCCTCATTACCATCTtcaacaacatcatcatcttcatcttcaacctTCTCTTCAGTTTCAGCTTCCTCTGCTCAATCATCACTCTCAACAGCAGCACCAACAGCACCAACACCCAAG GTGGTGCCCAATTAACGTTGATGAAGGTTCTCCAGATGATTACTACAGTTTTATGATGGCAGCTGGAAAATCTGGAagtttgaaaatgttggaacCTTGCAAGCCTCCTCCTACTAAGAGATCTCGTAAGGAGAGAACCCGGGGTAAATCATCTGGAACCACCAATACCACCGAGCCTATGGAACAGCATATTTGGAAAGATTTCCCGGAAGACCTTTATGAAGCAGTCATTGCAAGGCTTCCCATTGCCACATTTTTCCGATTTCGTACTGTTTGCAGGAAATGGAATTCCTTGCTTGATTCTGAAAGTTTCTCTCAACATTGTGCAGAGGTCCCACAAGCTACTCCATGGTTTTACACCATCACTCATGAAAATGTGAATTCCGGGGCCATGTATGACCCATCCTTGAAGAAGTGGCACCATCCCACCATTTCTTCTCTGCCAACAAAGCTGATTGTTTTGCCAGTGGCTTCAGCAGGGGGCCTGGTGTGTTTTCTTGATATTGGTAATAGGAACTTCTATGTGTGCAACCCTCTGAATCAATCTTTTAAAGAGTTGCCAGCCAGGTCAGTCAAGGTCTGGTCTCGTGTTGCTGTGGGGATGACTCTGAATGGGAGTTCAACTAGTGAGGGGTACAAGATCCTATGGGTGGGTTGTGATGGCGAGTATGAAGTCTATGATTCCGTGAGGAATTCTTGGATCCGTCCCGGAATCATGCCGTCGAGTGTTAAGCTGCCCCTGTCGCTGAATTTTCGGTCGCAGGCTGTTTCAATTGATGACACACTCTACTTCATGCGTTCAGACCCTGAAGGGATTGTGTCATATGATATGGTCACTGGGATTTGGAAGCAGTTTATAATTCCCACCCCGCTGCATCTGACTGACCACACACTTGCTGAATGTGGAGGCCGGATCATGCTAGTGGGGTTGTTGACAAAGAATGCTGCCACGTGCGTGTGCATTTGGGAGCTGCAGAAAATGACACTGCTATGGAAGGAGGTTGACAGAATGCCAAATATATGGTGCTTGGAGTTCTATGGAAAGCACGTAAGGATGACTTGCCTGGGTAACAAAGGCTTGCTCATGTTGTCCTTGAGGTCAAGACAGATGAACCGATTGGTTACATATAATGTGTCAAGCAGGGAATGGCTGAAGGTCCCTGGTTGTGTGGTGCCACATGGGAGGAAGCGGCAATGGATTGCATGTGGCACTGCGTTTTATCCATGCCTGACTGCTGTGGCTTGA
- the LOC18790346 gene encoding F-box only protein 6 isoform X3, whose protein sequence is MEGLAMLRQLIGQLQELVEVYGSHPHYHLQQHHHLHLQPSLQFQLPLLNHHSQQQHQQHQHPRWCPINVDEGSPDDYYSFMMAAGKSGSLKMLEPCKPPPTKRSRKERTRGKSSGTTNTTEPMEQHIWKDFPEDLYEAVIARLPIATFFRFRTVCRKWNSLLDSESFSQHCAEVPQATPWFYTITHENVNSGAMYDPSLKKWHHPTISSLPTKLIVLPVASAGGLVCFLDIGNRNFYVCNPLNQSFKELPARSVKVWSRVAVGMTLNGSSTSEGYKILWVGCDGEYEVYDSVRNSWIRPGIMPSSVKLPLSLNFRSQAVSIDDTLYFMRSDPEGIVSYDMVTGIWKQFIIPTPLHLTDHTLAECGGRIMLVGLLTKNAATCVCIWELQKMTLLWKEVDRMPNIWCLEFYGKHVRMTCLGNKGLLMLSLRSRQMNRLVTYNVSSREWLKVPGCVVPHGRKRQWIACGTAFYPCLTAFSLTIRFITVGCKLSRPTCF, encoded by the exons ATGGAAGGGCTGGCCATGCTGAGGCAGCTCATCGGTCAGCTTCAGGAGCTCGTTGAAGTCTACGGCTCTCACCCTCATTACCATCTtcaacaacatcatcatcttcatcttcaacctTCTCTTCAGTTTCAGCTTCCTCTGCTCAATCATCACTCTCAACAGCAGCACCAACAGCACCAACACCCAAG GTGGTGCCCAATTAACGTTGATGAAGGTTCTCCAGATGATTACTACAGTTTTATGATGGCAGCTGGAAAATCTGGAagtttgaaaatgttggaacCTTGCAAGCCTCCTCCTACTAAGAGATCTCGTAAGGAGAGAACCCGGGGTAAATCATCTGGAACCACCAATACCACCGAGCCTATGGAACAGCATATTTGGAAAGATTTCCCGGAAGACCTTTATGAAGCAGTCATTGCAAGGCTTCCCATTGCCACATTTTTCCGATTTCGTACTGTTTGCAGGAAATGGAATTCCTTGCTTGATTCTGAAAGTTTCTCTCAACATTGTGCAGAGGTCCCACAAGCTACTCCATGGTTTTACACCATCACTCATGAAAATGTGAATTCCGGGGCCATGTATGACCCATCCTTGAAGAAGTGGCACCATCCCACCATTTCTTCTCTGCCAACAAAGCTGATTGTTTTGCCAGTGGCTTCAGCAGGGGGCCTGGTGTGTTTTCTTGATATTGGTAATAGGAACTTCTATGTGTGCAACCCTCTGAATCAATCTTTTAAAGAGTTGCCAGCCAGGTCAGTCAAGGTCTGGTCTCGTGTTGCTGTGGGGATGACTCTGAATGGGAGTTCAACTAGTGAGGGGTACAAGATCCTATGGGTGGGTTGTGATGGCGAGTATGAAGTCTATGATTCCGTGAGGAATTCTTGGATCCGTCCCGGAATCATGCCGTCGAGTGTTAAGCTGCCCCTGTCGCTGAATTTTCGGTCGCAGGCTGTTTCAATTGATGACACACTCTACTTCATGCGTTCAGACCCTGAAGGGATTGTGTCATATGATATGGTCACTGGGATTTGGAAGCAGTTTATAATTCCCACCCCGCTGCATCTGACTGACCACACACTTGCTGAATGTGGAGGCCGGATCATGCTAGTGGGGTTGTTGACAAAGAATGCTGCCACGTGCGTGTGCATTTGGGAGCTGCAGAAAATGACACTGCTATGGAAGGAGGTTGACAGAATGCCAAATATATGGTGCTTGGAGTTCTATGGAAAGCACGTAAGGATGACTTGCCTGGGTAACAAAGGCTTGCTCATGTTGTCCTTGAGGTCAAGACAGATGAACCGATTGGTTACATATAATGTGTCAAGCAGGGAATGGCTGAAGGTCCCTGGTTGTGTGGTGCCACATGGGAGGAAGCGGCAATGGATTGCATGTGGCACTGCGTTTTATCCATGCCTGACTGCT TTTTCCTTAACTATCCGTTTCATCACAGTTGGTTGCAAGCTTTCACGGCCAACTTGTTTCTAG
- the LOC18790346 gene encoding F-box only protein 6 isoform X2 codes for MMAAGKSGSLKMLEPCKPPPTKRSRKERTRGKSSGTTNTTEPMEQHIWKDFPEDLYEAVIARLPIATFFRFRTVCRKWNSLLDSESFSQHCAEVPQATPWFYTITHENVNSGAMYDPSLKKWHHPTISSLPTKLIVLPVASAGGLVCFLDIGNRNFYVCNPLNQSFKELPARSVKVWSRVAVGMTLNGSSTSEGYKILWVGCDGEYEVYDSVRNSWIRPGIMPSSVKLPLSLNFRSQAVSIDDTLYFMRSDPEGIVSYDMVTGIWKQFIIPTPLHLTDHTLAECGGRIMLVGLLTKNAATCVCIWELQKMTLLWKEVDRMPNIWCLEFYGKHVRMTCLGNKGLLMLSLRSRQMNRLVTYNVSSREWLKVPGCVVPHGRKRQWIACGTAFYPCLTAVA; via the coding sequence ATGATGGCAGCTGGAAAATCTGGAagtttgaaaatgttggaacCTTGCAAGCCTCCTCCTACTAAGAGATCTCGTAAGGAGAGAACCCGGGGTAAATCATCTGGAACCACCAATACCACCGAGCCTATGGAACAGCATATTTGGAAAGATTTCCCGGAAGACCTTTATGAAGCAGTCATTGCAAGGCTTCCCATTGCCACATTTTTCCGATTTCGTACTGTTTGCAGGAAATGGAATTCCTTGCTTGATTCTGAAAGTTTCTCTCAACATTGTGCAGAGGTCCCACAAGCTACTCCATGGTTTTACACCATCACTCATGAAAATGTGAATTCCGGGGCCATGTATGACCCATCCTTGAAGAAGTGGCACCATCCCACCATTTCTTCTCTGCCAACAAAGCTGATTGTTTTGCCAGTGGCTTCAGCAGGGGGCCTGGTGTGTTTTCTTGATATTGGTAATAGGAACTTCTATGTGTGCAACCCTCTGAATCAATCTTTTAAAGAGTTGCCAGCCAGGTCAGTCAAGGTCTGGTCTCGTGTTGCTGTGGGGATGACTCTGAATGGGAGTTCAACTAGTGAGGGGTACAAGATCCTATGGGTGGGTTGTGATGGCGAGTATGAAGTCTATGATTCCGTGAGGAATTCTTGGATCCGTCCCGGAATCATGCCGTCGAGTGTTAAGCTGCCCCTGTCGCTGAATTTTCGGTCGCAGGCTGTTTCAATTGATGACACACTCTACTTCATGCGTTCAGACCCTGAAGGGATTGTGTCATATGATATGGTCACTGGGATTTGGAAGCAGTTTATAATTCCCACCCCGCTGCATCTGACTGACCACACACTTGCTGAATGTGGAGGCCGGATCATGCTAGTGGGGTTGTTGACAAAGAATGCTGCCACGTGCGTGTGCATTTGGGAGCTGCAGAAAATGACACTGCTATGGAAGGAGGTTGACAGAATGCCAAATATATGGTGCTTGGAGTTCTATGGAAAGCACGTAAGGATGACTTGCCTGGGTAACAAAGGCTTGCTCATGTTGTCCTTGAGGTCAAGACAGATGAACCGATTGGTTACATATAATGTGTCAAGCAGGGAATGGCTGAAGGTCCCTGGTTGTGTGGTGCCACATGGGAGGAAGCGGCAATGGATTGCATGTGGCACTGCGTTTTATCCATGCCTGACTGCTGTGGCTTGA
- the LOC18791639 gene encoding stress-associated endoplasmic reticulum protein 2, translating to MTTSRRLADRKVEKFEKNITKRGAVPETTAKKGKDYPVGPILLGFFVFVVIGSSLFQIIRTATSGGMA from the exons ATG ACGACTTCAAGGCGTTTGGCTGATAGGAAGGTGGAGAAGTTTGAGAAGAACATAACAAAGAGAGGGGCGGTTCCTGAGACAACCGCCAAGAAGGGCAAGGATTATCCTGTTGGCCCTATTCTCCTTGGATTCTTCGTCTTTGTTGTCATTGGCTCAT CGCTGTTTCAGATAATCAGGACTGCTACAAGCGGAGGCATGGCCTAA